The genomic interval CAAGGGTCACCTCGGTTCCCCGCACGAAGCCGACGACGCGGCGTTCGCCAGCGCGCAGGCGGGGAGGCGTGCGCGCCACGAGTGAGGTCCCTCGCGGGGCATAGCCGCCCACGCCGTCGAGGACCTCGAGTCTTCCAGAAAGGGTGAGGCGCGCGGGCGCCTCGCTGTCCACGCGGCCCGTGTTCTCGATGACGATGTCGAGCGTCCCGCCGCCGACATACACCAGCCGGGGCTCCAGCTTCGGCGTGAGGGGCTCGCGCTTCAGCACCGTCGTGAGCGTGGGGAGGCTCCAGGAGTCGACGTCGCCCCGGTGGCCGAGCCGGAACCACACCAGGCCCTTCACACCCTTCACCGGACGCTCGTGCAACTGGGCCAGGAAGCGGGCCACCTCTCGCGGCTCGGAGTCGAGGCGTGCCCCTTCACGCAGCCTCACGCGGTACGTGGGCAGCGCGACGCGGAAGGGGTGGGGCGTGGCCTTGGCCCAGGACTCGATGAAGCCGCGCGCCTGTTCGGGAGTGAAGAGGGTGGGGGCGCGGATGGCGTGGACCTGCACGATGACGTCGTCGGGGATGGCCGTCAGCGCTTCCAGCTTCGGAGCGGTGGCCCAGGTGGGCAGCGCGGTGATGGACAGCGACAGGTCCCCGAGCCCGCGGCGCTCACGCGCGAGCCATTCCGCATAGGCGGGCAGGGACGCGGTCGCGCAGTCGTGGTCCACCTCCACGCCTCGGACGCGCACGCCGCGCGCCTTCCAATCCCGGGCGATGCGCGCGACTTCCTCGAGAGAGACATCGTCCAGCGGCGCGGTGCCCTCCACGCGCATCACGGCCACGACCTCGCGGCGTGTCTTCGCCAGGGCGTCGACATTCACGGCCACGCTCACGGGAGCGCGGGTGGGGCCGGAGCGCTCGCGGGCGAGCACGCGCAAGGTGCCCAGCTCGGCGGGCAGCTCCGTCAGGGACTGTTCGAGCTCCGCGGTCCAGTCGCGTTGCCAGACATAGACCTCGTGCTCGAGGGGAGGCGCGGGGGCGCGGGTGCACGCGAGGACAAGGCAGAGCCCCAGGCTCACGAAGGCCGTGTGATGGCGCGTCCAGGTCCGAGGTGTGGTGCTCATGAAGAAACGCGGCCGCCCGTGAGACTCCCCCGTCCCCAGGCCCGGCGTTTCTCCATGCTGCCACAACGCGGCCGGCCTGGCGTCATCACCTGGGCGCCAGGTGGTTCAGCGACGGGGCGGCGGGGGCGGCTCGCTGTGGTCGCAGTGCAGGAGGGAGGGCGGGTCGAAGCAGGTGAATTGCTGGTCCCGGCCGTTGATGGCGCAAACACCTCGGGGCGTGCTGGCGCAGCGCACCTCGCCGCGAAGGGACTTGCAGTCGTAGCCGCAGGCGATGGCCTCGGAGGCGTTGAGACATCTCGGCGTGGGCGTGGCCGAGGCGTACTCGTGAATCACGCTGTCCGGCGGGTCCCAGCAGACCAGGCGGCCGAAGTGCGTCGTGCAGACGCCGTAGGGGGTGGTGTTGCAGGCCACTTCTCCGTTGTTCACCTTGCAGTTGAACCCGCAGGCCACCTGGCCCCGGACGCTCTTGCACTCGGGGAACACGCTGTTCTTGGGGGGATGCTGGATGGCGACCCGGGGCGGGTCCCAGCAGTGCACCTGACCGGAGAGGACCTCACACGTGCCGTAGGGTGTCTGGGCACAGGCGAGGTTCAGGTTGCTGCTCCGGCACTTGAATCCGCAGGCCGTCTGTCCGTGTGAAGTGAGGCACTGGGGACTTGGCTGAGGGACAGGCTCGACGCGAGGCGCCGTGGGTGGCGTGTCTTGTGGCGGCAGTGGCCTGGGTGGCGTGCTGGCCAAGAGAAGCAGCGCGAGGATTGGGAGCATGCGCCCCCCGACGGGAATCCTCGCGGTTTATTCAAAGGCTTGTGAGCTGACCATGTCTGGGTTGGGTCAGCGCGGGCGGGGCCGCGCACCGGAGCGGCCCGGGCCACGGGGGCTGCTCGGACGTTGGGGCGGGGCGTCATCCAGCTCACGCCCCTCGCGCTCGGCGCGTTGCCTCCGCGCCGCTTCGGCGGGTGTCTCCGACGGGACGAGCGCGTGGGGACCCCGGCCGATGAGGTCCGCGCGGCCCGCCAGGCGGAGGGCCTCACGGGCCATGGGCCAGTGCTCGGGGTTCCAGTAGAGCAGCAGCGCCTTCTGGAGCCGCTTCTCGCGCAGCCCCTGGGCCGTGTAGACGGGCTCCATCTTCAGCGGGTCCACGCCCGTGTAGTACATGGCCGTGGCCATGGCCATGGGGGTGGGGATGAAGTCCTGCACCTGACGGGGGCGCTTGCCGTTCTTCTTGAGCCACAGCGCCAGGTCCACCATGTCCTCCAGCGTGGAGCCGGGGTGGCCGCTGATGAAGTAGGGGATGTCGTACTGCTCCTTGCCGGCCTCCTCGCTGGCGCAGGCGAACATCTGCTGGAAGCGCTCGAAGCTCTCGATGCCGGGCTTCTTCATCTTCTCCAGCACGCGCGGCGAGACGTGCTCGGGCGCCACGGAGAGCTGTCCGCCCACGTGGTGCGCGGCGAGCTCCTTCACGTACTCGGGCGAGCGTTCGGCCAGGTCGTAGCGCACGCCGCTGGCGATGAAGACGTGCTTGATGCCGTCCTCCTCGCGCACGTCCTTCATCAGGCTGATGAGCGGGCCGTGGTCCGTCTGGAGGTTCTCACAGACGCCCGGGTGGACGCAGGACAGCTTGCGGCACCGCTTCTCGATGTCCTCGCTCTTGCACTTGAGCTTGTACATGTTGGCGGTGGGGCCGCCGAGGTCGGTGATGGTGCCGCGGAAGTCGCCCATGCGCCGCAGGGCGCGCACCTCGCGCAGGACACTCTCCGCGGAGCGGCTCTGGATGACGCGGCCTTCGTGCTCGGTGATGGAGCAGAAGGTGCAGCCGCCGAAGCAGCCGCGCATGAGGACGATGGAGTGCTTCACCGTCTCGTAGGCGGGGATGCCCTCGTCCTTGTAGAGCGGGTGGGGGACGCGGTTGAAGGGCAGGTCGTACAGCTCGTCCATGGCCACCGTGCGCTGGCCGGCGGCGGGGTCACCCACGCCGTCCTCAAGCGGGAGCGCGGGCGGGTTCATGAAGATGGCGCGGTTGCCGTGGCGCTGCGCGAGGGCGCGCGCGTTGCCCGGGTTGGTCTCCATCTGGAAGTCGCGGCTCATCACCGCGAAGGCCTGCTTGTCTGCGATGACGGCCTCGTAGGAGGGGAGGACGACGGTCTTCCGGTCCGCGGCGCGGCGGGCGGGGTCGGCCTCGTGGGCGCGCATCTGCTCGTCGTTGATGAGGTAGGCGGTGCCGCGCACGTCGCGGATGTCCTCGATGCGCTCGCCTTGGCGCATGCGGTCGGCGACCTCCATGATGGGGCGCTCGCCCATGCCGAAGACGAGCAGGTCCGCCTTGGCGTCGAAGAGGATGGAGCGGCGGACCTTCTCGCTCCAGTAGTCGAAGTGGGCGATGCGGCGGAGGCTGGCCTCGATGCCGCCGAGGATGATGGGGACGTCGGGGTAGGCCTCGCGGCAGCGCTGCGCGTAGACGATGGTGGCGCGGTCGGGGCGGCAGTTGGTGCGGCCCCCGGGGCTGTACTGGTCCTCGGAGCGGTTCTTCTTCTGGGCCGTCAGCCGGTTGAGCATGGAG from Myxococcus stipitatus carries:
- a CDS encoding DUF3142 domain-containing protein, with the translated sequence MSTTPRTWTRHHTAFVSLGLCLVLACTRAPAPPLEHEVYVWQRDWTAELEQSLTELPAELGTLRVLARERSGPTRAPVSVAVNVDALAKTRREVVAVMRVEGTAPLDDVSLEEVARIARDWKARGVRVRGVEVDHDCATASLPAYAEWLARERRGLGDLSLSITALPTWATAPKLEALTAIPDDVIVQVHAIRAPTLFTPEQARGFIESWAKATPHPFRVALPTYRVRLREGARLDSEPREVARFLAQLHERPVKGVKGLVWFRLGHRGDVDSWSLPTLTTVLKREPLTPKLEPRLVYVGGGTLDIVIENTGRVDSEAPARLTLSGRLEVLDGVGGYAPRGTSLVARTPPRLRAGERRVVGFVRGTEVTLVAP
- a CDS encoding YgiQ family radical SAM protein, coding for MALPTRYAHPFLPITRADMQARGWEQCDIIIVTGDAYVDHPAFGPVLIARFLEGRGFKVGLIPQPDWHSAEPFKALGPPRMFFGVAAGNLDSMLNRLTAQKKNRSEDQYSPGGRTNCRPDRATIVYAQRCREAYPDVPIILGGIEASLRRIAHFDYWSEKVRRSILFDAKADLLVFGMGERPIMEVADRMRQGERIEDIRDVRGTAYLINDEQMRAHEADPARRAADRKTVVLPSYEAVIADKQAFAVMSRDFQMETNPGNARALAQRHGNRAIFMNPPALPLEDGVGDPAAGQRTVAMDELYDLPFNRVPHPLYKDEGIPAYETVKHSIVLMRGCFGGCTFCSITEHEGRVIQSRSAESVLREVRALRRMGDFRGTITDLGGPTANMYKLKCKSEDIEKRCRKLSCVHPGVCENLQTDHGPLISLMKDVREEDGIKHVFIASGVRYDLAERSPEYVKELAAHHVGGQLSVAPEHVSPRVLEKMKKPGIESFERFQQMFACASEEAGKEQYDIPYFISGHPGSTLEDMVDLALWLKKNGKRPRQVQDFIPTPMAMATAMYYTGVDPLKMEPVYTAQGLREKRLQKALLLYWNPEHWPMAREALRLAGRADLIGRGPHALVPSETPAEAARRQRAEREGRELDDAPPQRPSSPRGPGRSGARPRPR